The following are encoded together in the Citrobacter arsenatis genome:
- the thyA gene encoding thymidylate synthase: MKQYLELMQKVLDEGTQKNDRTGTGTLSIFGHQMRFNLQEGFPLVTTKRCHLRSIIHELLWFLQGDTNVAYLHENNVSIWDEWADENGNLGPVYGKQWRAWPTPDGRHIDQITTVLNQLKNDPDSRRIIVSAWNVGELDKMALAPCHAFFQFYVADGKLSCQLYQRSCDVFLGLPFNIASYALLVHMMAQQCDLEVGDFVWTGGDTHLYSNHMDQTHLQLSREPRALPKLVIKRKPESIFDYRFEDFEIEGYDPHPGIKAPVAI; this comes from the coding sequence ATGAAACAGTATTTAGAACTGATGCAAAAAGTGCTGGATGAAGGCACACAGAAAAACGACCGTACCGGAACCGGAACGCTTTCCATTTTTGGCCATCAGATGCGTTTTAATCTGCAGGAAGGGTTCCCGCTGGTTACGACTAAACGCTGCCATTTACGCTCGATCATTCATGAGCTGCTGTGGTTTTTGCAGGGCGACACTAACGTTGCCTACCTGCATGAAAACAACGTCTCAATCTGGGACGAATGGGCAGATGAAAACGGTAATCTAGGCCCGGTTTATGGCAAGCAGTGGCGCGCGTGGCCTACGCCAGATGGTCGCCATATTGACCAGATCACCACGGTGTTAAACCAACTGAAAAATGATCCGGACTCTCGCCGTATCATCGTTTCCGCATGGAACGTCGGTGAGCTGGATAAAATGGCGCTGGCCCCGTGCCATGCGTTCTTCCAGTTTTACGTGGCAGATGGCAAGCTCTCCTGCCAGCTGTATCAGCGTTCGTGCGATGTGTTCCTCGGCCTGCCGTTTAACATTGCCAGCTACGCCTTGCTGGTACACATGATGGCGCAGCAGTGCGATCTAGAAGTGGGTGATTTTGTCTGGACCGGCGGTGACACGCACCTGTACAGCAATCATATGGATCAAACGCATCTGCAGCTTAGCCGTGAACCGCGCGCGTTGCCGAAGCTGGTTATCAAACGTAAGCCTGAATCTATTTTTGACTATCGCTTCGAAGACTTCGAAATTGAAGGTTACGATCCCCATCCTGGTATTAAAGCGCCAGTGGCTATCTAA
- the lgt gene encoding prolipoprotein diacylglyceryl transferase, translating into MTSSYLHFPDFDPVIFSIGPVALHWYGLMYLVGFIFAMWLATRRANRPGSGWTKNEVENLLYAGFLGVFLGGRIGYVLFYNFPLFLDNPLYLFRVWDGGMSFHGGLIGVILVMIIFARRTKRSFFQVSDFIAPLIPFGLGAGRLGNFINGELWGRVDPNFKYAMLFPGSRTEDILLLQTNPQWQSIFDTYGSLPRHASQLYEMALEGVVLFIILNLYIRKPRPMGSVSGLFLIGYGAFRIIVEFFRQPDAQFTGTWVQYISMGQILSIPMIVAGIIMMVWAYRRSPQQHVS; encoded by the coding sequence ATGACCAGTAGCTATCTGCATTTTCCGGATTTCGATCCGGTCATTTTCTCAATCGGACCCGTCGCGCTTCACTGGTACGGCTTAATGTATTTGGTGGGGTTCATTTTTGCGATGTGGCTGGCGACGCGCCGCGCGAATCGTCCGGGTAGTGGCTGGACCAAAAATGAAGTAGAAAACTTACTGTATGCGGGCTTCCTTGGGGTTTTCCTCGGCGGGCGTATTGGTTACGTACTGTTCTATAACTTCCCGTTATTCCTCGATAACCCGCTGTATCTGTTCCGCGTCTGGGACGGTGGAATGTCCTTCCACGGTGGGCTTATCGGCGTGATCCTGGTGATGATTATCTTCGCCAGGCGCACCAAGCGTTCTTTCTTCCAGGTTTCTGATTTCATCGCCCCGTTGATTCCGTTTGGTCTGGGCGCAGGGCGTCTGGGCAACTTTATCAACGGTGAGCTGTGGGGACGGGTCGACCCGAACTTCAAATATGCCATGCTGTTCCCTGGCTCTCGCACCGAAGATATTTTACTGCTGCAAACTAACCCGCAATGGCAGTCTATTTTCGATACCTACGGCTCTCTGCCGCGCCACGCTTCACAGCTTTATGAGATGGCGCTCGAAGGTGTTGTGCTGTTTATCATTCTCAACCTGTACATTCGCAAGCCGCGCCCGATGGGCTCGGTATCCGGTCTGTTCCTGATTGGCTATGGCGCGTTTCGTATTATTGTTGAATTCTTCCGCCAGCCGGATGCGCAGTTTACCGGCACCTGGGTACAGTACATCAGTATGGGACAGATCCTCTCTATCCCGATGATTGTCGCAGGCATAATTATGATGGTTTGGGCGTACCGCCGCAGCCCACAGCAACACGTTTCCTGA
- the ptsP gene encoding phosphoenolpyruvate--protein phosphotransferase, producing the protein MLTRLREIVEKVASAPRLNEALNILVTDICLAMDTEVCSVYLADHDRRCYYLMATRGLKKPRGRTVALAFDEGIVGLVGRLAEPINLADAQKHPSFKYIPSVKEERFRAFLGVPIIQRRQLLGVLVVQQRELRQYDESEESFLVTLATQMAAILSQSQLNALFGQYRQTRIRALPAAPGVAIAEGWQDATLPLMEQVYQASTLDPVLERERLTGALEEAANEFRRYSKRFTAGAQKETAAIFDLYSHLLSDTRLRRELFAEVDNGSVAEWAVKTIIEKFAEQFAALSDNYLKERAGDLRALGQRLLFHLDDSVQGPNAWPERFVLVADELSATTLAELPQDRLVGVVVRDGAANSHAAIMVRALGIPTVMGADIQPSVLHRRTLVVDGYRGELLVDPEPVLIQEYQRLISEEIELSRLAEDDVNQPAQLKSGERVKVMLNAGLSPEHEEKLGSRIDGIGLYRTEIPFMLQSGFPSEEEQVAQYQGMLQMFNDKPVTLRTLDVGADKQLPYMPISEENPCLGWRGIRITLDQPEIFLIQVRAMLRANAATGNLSILLPMVTSIDEVDEARRLIERAGREVEEMIGYAIPKPRIGIMLEVPSMVFMLPHLTNRIDFISVGTNDLTQYILAVDRNNTRVASIYDSLHPGMLRALAMIAQEAERSGIDLRLCGEMAGDPMCVAILIGLGFRHLSMNGRSVARVKYLLRHIDFDEAQTLAQRSLEAQMAAEVRHQVAAFMERRGMGGLIRGGL; encoded by the coding sequence ATGCTCACCCGCCTGCGCGAAATAGTCGAAAAGGTGGCCAGTGCTCCGCGTCTGAATGAAGCGCTGAATATTCTGGTTACCGACATCTGTCTTGCGATGGATACAGAGGTCTGTTCGGTTTATCTGGCCGATCACGATCGACGTTGTTATTACCTCATGGCGACCCGGGGACTGAAAAAACCGCGTGGTCGCACTGTCGCACTCGCGTTTGATGAAGGTATCGTTGGCCTGGTTGGCAGGCTGGCGGAACCTATCAATCTCGCCGATGCGCAAAAACATCCCAGTTTTAAATACATCCCTTCGGTAAAAGAAGAGCGCTTTCGTGCGTTCTTAGGCGTACCGATCATTCAGCGCCGTCAGCTTTTAGGTGTGCTGGTGGTGCAGCAGCGCGAATTGCGCCAGTACGATGAAAGTGAAGAATCTTTCCTCGTCACGCTCGCCACGCAAATGGCGGCTATTCTTTCGCAGTCGCAGCTAAACGCGCTGTTCGGCCAATACCGGCAAACGCGTATCCGTGCATTGCCTGCCGCCCCAGGCGTGGCAATAGCCGAAGGCTGGCAGGACGCAACGCTGCCGCTGATGGAGCAGGTTTATCAGGCTTCAACGCTGGACCCTGTGCTTGAGCGCGAGCGACTGACCGGTGCGCTGGAAGAGGCGGCGAACGAATTCCGCCGCTACAGCAAACGCTTTACTGCCGGGGCACAGAAAGAAACGGCGGCGATCTTTGATCTCTACTCGCACCTGCTTTCCGATACCCGTCTGCGCCGTGAGCTGTTTGCGGAAGTGGATAACGGTTCGGTGGCCGAGTGGGCCGTGAAAACGATCATCGAAAAATTTGCCGAACAGTTTGCCGCGCTGAGTGATAACTACCTCAAAGAGCGGGCCGGAGATTTACGCGCGCTGGGCCAGCGTCTGCTGTTTCATCTTGACGACTCTGTTCAGGGACCGAATGCCTGGCCGGAACGTTTTGTGCTGGTGGCGGATGAGCTTTCCGCGACAACGCTGGCGGAACTTCCTCAGGACCGGTTAGTCGGCGTGGTTGTCCGGGACGGCGCAGCCAACTCTCATGCGGCAATTATGGTGCGTGCGTTGGGTATCCCTACCGTCATGGGGGCCGATATCCAACCGTCGGTGCTGCATCGCCGTACGCTGGTGGTGGATGGTTATCGCGGTGAACTGCTGGTCGACCCGGAACCGGTATTAATCCAGGAATACCAGCGACTTATCAGTGAAGAAATTGAGCTGAGCCGCCTGGCGGAAGATGACGTCAACCAGCCTGCACAGCTGAAAAGCGGCGAGCGCGTGAAGGTGATGCTCAATGCAGGTCTCAGCCCGGAACATGAAGAAAAGCTGGGTAGCCGAATCGACGGCATTGGCCTGTACCGCACTGAAATCCCGTTCATGCTGCAAAGCGGTTTTCCTTCGGAAGAAGAACAGGTTGCGCAGTATCAGGGCATGCTGCAAATGTTTAACGACAAGCCGGTGACCCTGCGTACGCTGGATGTCGGCGCCGATAAACAGCTGCCCTACATGCCGATCAGTGAAGAGAATCCATGCCTTGGCTGGCGTGGGATTCGCATAACGCTCGATCAGCCGGAGATCTTTTTGATCCAGGTTCGTGCCATGCTGCGAGCCAACGCGGCAACCGGCAACCTCAGCATTTTGCTGCCGATGGTAACCAGTATTGATGAAGTGGACGAAGCGCGACGCTTGATTGAACGCGCCGGACGCGAAGTGGAAGAGATGATCGGCTATGCGATCCCGAAACCGCGCATTGGCATCATGCTGGAAGTTCCATCGATGGTGTTCATGCTGCCTCATCTGACAAACCGGATAGACTTTATCTCGGTCGGAACCAACGATTTAACCCAGTACATTCTGGCCGTCGATCGTAACAACACACGGGTAGCCAGCATTTATGACAGCCTGCATCCGGGGATGTTACGTGCGCTGGCGATGATTGCGCAGGAAGCCGAAAGAAGCGGTATCGATTTGCGCTTATGCGGTGAAATGGCGGGCGACCCGATGTGCGTGGCTATTCTGATTGGCCTCGGTTTCCGCCATTTGTCGATGAACGGTCGTTCCGTCGCTCGCGTTAAATATCTGCTGCGCCATATCGATTTTGATGAGGCACAAACGCTGGCGCAGCGCAGCCTGGAAGCGCAGATGGCGGCTGAAGTACGCCATCAGGTAGCGGCCTTTATGGAGCGCCGTGGCATGGGGGGGCTGATTCGCGGGGGATTGTAG
- the rppH gene encoding RNA pyrophosphohydrolase — MIDDDGYRPNVGIVICNRQGQVMWARRFGQHSWQFPQGGINSGETAEQAMYRELFEEVGLSRKDVRILASTRNWLRYKLPKRLVRWDTKPVCIGQKQKWFLLQLVSSDAEINMQTSSTPEFDGWRWVSYWYPVRQVVSFKRDVYRRVMKEFAGVVMALQESTPKPQSAPAYRRKRG; from the coding sequence GTGATTGATGACGATGGCTACCGCCCGAATGTAGGGATAGTAATTTGTAACCGCCAGGGGCAGGTCATGTGGGCCCGGCGATTTGGTCAGCACTCCTGGCAATTCCCGCAAGGTGGGATAAATTCAGGAGAGACAGCAGAGCAGGCGATGTACCGGGAACTCTTTGAAGAAGTGGGTCTCAGTCGTAAAGATGTACGGATCCTTGCTTCTACTCGTAACTGGTTGCGTTACAAGTTACCGAAACGTTTGGTGCGTTGGGACACGAAGCCGGTTTGTATCGGCCAGAAACAAAAATGGTTTCTTCTGCAGTTGGTCAGCAGCGATGCTGAAATCAATATGCAAACCAGCAGTACACCTGAGTTCGACGGCTGGCGCTGGGTGAGTTACTGGTATCCGGTTCGACAGGTGGTGTCATTTAAACGCGATGTCTATCGCAGGGTGATGAAAGAATTCGCAGGTGTTGTCATGGCGCTTCAGGAGAGCACTCCTAAGCCGCAAAGCGCACCTGCGTACAGACGTAAAAGAGGTTAA
- the mutH gene encoding DNA mismatch repair endonuclease MutH, whose amino-acid sequence MPELRPLLSPPESEAQLLNQARQLSGYALGELAAIAGIVAPRDLKRDKGWIGVLLEIWLGASAGSKPEQDFAALGVELKTIPVDSLGRPLETTFVCVAPLTGNTGVTWETSHVRHKLKRVLWIPVEGERSIPLAERRVGSPLLWSPNEEEDQQLRLDWEELMDMIVLGHVERITARHGEVLQLRPKAANARALTEAIGAHGEPILTLPRGFYLKKNFTRALLERHFLFHAQ is encoded by the coding sequence ATGCCAGAACTCCGTCCGTTGCTTTCTCCCCCTGAATCTGAAGCCCAGTTGCTGAACCAGGCACGGCAACTTTCGGGCTACGCGTTAGGAGAATTAGCGGCAATAGCGGGGATCGTCGCGCCTCGAGATCTCAAGCGCGATAAAGGCTGGATTGGCGTCCTGCTGGAGATTTGGCTTGGCGCCAGCGCAGGCAGCAAACCGGAGCAGGATTTCGCGGCGCTGGGCGTGGAGCTAAAAACGATCCCTGTGGACAGTCTTGGCAGACCGCTGGAAACCACCTTTGTGTGCGTGGCGCCGTTAACCGGCAATACCGGCGTCACCTGGGAAACCAGCCATGTGCGGCACAAACTTAAACGCGTTTTGTGGATCCCGGTAGAAGGCGAACGCAGCATCCCGCTGGCTGAGCGCCGCGTCGGCTCTCCCCTGCTGTGGAGCCCGAATGAAGAAGAAGACCAGCAATTGCGTCTGGACTGGGAAGAGTTGATGGACATGATTGTGTTAGGCCACGTCGAACGCATCACCGCTCGCCATGGGGAAGTGCTGCAACTGCGTCCTAAAGCCGCCAACGCCCGAGCGCTTACCGAGGCCATTGGCGCCCATGGCGAACCCATCCTCACCCTGCCACGCGGTTTTTACCTGAAAAAGAACTTCACCCGCGCATTGCTTGAGCGACATTTTTTGTTCCACGCGCAATAG
- a CDS encoding TerC family protein → MLFAWITDPNAWLALGTLTLLEIVLGIDNIIFLSLVVAKLPTAQRNHARRIGLAAAMIMRLALLASIAWVTRLTNPLFEVFGEAISARDLILLLGGLFLIWKASKEIHESIEGEEEGLKTRVSSFLGAIVQIMLLDIIFSLDSVITAVGLSDHLFIMMAAVVIAVGVMMFAARPIGEFVDRHPSVKMLALSFLILVGFTLILESFDVHVPKGYIYFAMFFSIAVETLNLWRNKKNPL, encoded by the coding sequence ATGTTATTTGCATGGATAACCGATCCTAACGCCTGGCTTGCGCTCGGTACGCTGACGCTGCTGGAGATCGTTCTTGGGATCGACAATATTATTTTCCTCTCTCTGGTTGTAGCCAAACTCCCGACAGCGCAACGTAATCATGCCCGACGCATTGGGCTTGCGGCGGCGATGATCATGCGTCTGGCACTGCTGGCCTCTATCGCCTGGGTAACACGGCTGACAAACCCGCTATTCGAAGTGTTTGGCGAGGCAATATCAGCGCGCGACCTGATCCTTCTGCTGGGGGGATTGTTCCTGATCTGGAAAGCCAGTAAGGAGATCCACGAATCCATTGAAGGTGAGGAAGAGGGACTGAAAACCCGCGTATCTTCTTTCCTGGGCGCGATTGTGCAGATCATGTTGTTAGACATTATCTTCAGCCTGGATTCCGTGATTACTGCGGTTGGCTTGTCCGATCATCTGTTTATTATGATGGCGGCAGTGGTGATTGCCGTGGGCGTGATGATGTTTGCCGCACGCCCAATTGGCGAGTTTGTCGATCGCCATCCTTCGGTAAAAATGCTGGCGCTCTCGTTCCTGATTTTGGTCGGTTTTACGCTAATTCTGGAAAGTTTCGACGTCCACGTTCCGAAAGGATATATCTATTTCGCCATGTTCTTCTCTATCGCGGTAGAGACCCTGAACCTGTGGCGTAATAAAAAAAATCCGCTCTGA